The Vespula vulgaris chromosome 10, iyVesVulg1.1, whole genome shotgun sequence nucleotide sequence tgtattttttctattttagttggtcatataaaaattgcaaGCACGCAATCTCGTAAAGGCAGATATTTTCACTATAAATTCTTAATACAGTagatttcttataaattttccCAATAacttactttacttttttttttccctaaaTCTATATCCAATTATTCTTCGTTAGTTAACATATATACGTgggtgtatacatatacacgcactAAATACACACgtcattatatatcattattcaCACAATTGACACGACATTCTGAAAATCTCCAAAAATGATGTTCTATAATCACATTGTACTTCCATAAACTTTTAACCAGAATACTATACATTGATTATGTTTATCGCTTTTAATAActgtttcaaaataatttttctaactaATTATCTGCTATCATCGGGGCGTAATATGGTGAGACAATTGGTGTTATACAACGTCACATTGTGTTgagttttaaatttaaatgctATATTTCCAGATTAACGCAATAATACGTACAAGTTTTGTATTAGATCCTATTACTCTGTACACAGCTGTTGCTAGtaacaaaataaagagaataaacaaagaaataggGCCCTTATATATTgtgattttctaaaatatgagaaatattGTTGTgcacaaaaatattatacaattaaacaCAAATGAtacttaatttaatatacttaatattaaaaaacgttgttcttttttttttctttttttttaagggaaagaggaaaaggataCTTTTTTaagggaaagaggaggaggatacCAGCACAATCATTGTAATGCTACAAAAAATGTACAACATTTTAAATGGTCTGATTCATTTGAGATCATATTCCTCGTCGAGGTGCAGTTGGGACTAATAATTGAATAGCAGTCATAGCATCTGggaagagagaatgataatTTACAACCGGTACATAAGCAGCGGTTATAACTCGACCAGCAAACCATCGGCCATGTAATGAATTGACCGCAGCAACTGCCGTTGCTATTGACGGGCATTTAACATAAACATTTCCTTGTGGAGAAGCTTGATCCACATATACGTGTAGTACACCGCCATGCTTATTGCATTCTTCTATTACATCATCACGTATTTCTTTTGCCCAATTTGGATTTGTTTCGCTGTAACAAAATCATATTACATTAGacccttttttgttttcttttcttttctttccacatataatgttttaaaaattagataaacacattcatattcatataatCGTTTTAATGTTCGATTACCATTTTGCCACTAACATGTGCTATATTCATGTAGCGATATAAAAATggtattactattttatttcgcATATTTGTTCCTccaataaaagaataaatgctTACACTGGATCTACTTATATATGCTTCGTGCAATTACTGAACTTcgttaaattactttttacttGTACTTCAACTTGTATACATTTTTGacatattatttaatgtaaaataatgcaATATACTTACTTTTGTGGGTCGAACATGTTTGAAAGCATAAAACATTGTGTCGCAATTGGTGGGGCAGcttgtggtggtggtggtggagcaGAAATAACAGGTGCCATATTTAAAGCATTTGCTGCTGCAGGAGGAATTTCAAGACCAGTACCTTCGGCCAATTTGAACATCAATTGTAATCTGCGAAACAAGCATtggataatataattaaacgtatatacatatttatgaaaataatgagataaattaatgtaattaaatatattcaatgctaaatacacacacacgcgcacttCGCTATATATTTACCTGCCAGTTGCACCAAGGTCAATACCACTTCGATCTAATTCATCTGTGTCCAAAAGTGAGGGACCCTGAATTAAGTCTGTACGTTCCGTAACATTTCCAACTTTCATTGGTCTACCAGCTAGTTCAAAACCATTTAATTGCTCTAAGGCTTTCTTAGCATCATCTGCATTCCTAaactgtaaatatatttataatagttaattaataaaaattgatataaatttattacacaATTGTGTACACATAAACTTACCGTCAAAAAACCATAACCTTTACTTCTACCAGTTTCAGGATccataattaattgaatattatcaatttttccaAAGGGTTCAAAAATCCCACGAAGCATTTCTTCCGTTATATTAAAGTGAAGAGAACCTACATATAATCTCATAGGTCCAGTTTGCCCTTTAGGCATTAAATTTGGCATAGAATTACCCATGCGATTTTTCTCTGCTTGAGTGTGTTGTACTACTATAGGAACACCAAGTAACTTTTGGCCTGATAGTCCAAGCGCCTAAATAAACATCATAAAAAATGTTCTAAACATCAAAcaatcaaatcaaataaacaaaaaagttaataaaactaTCTAAAAAAACAGCTTACAAGTGTAACGCTCTCGGGATCTTTAAATTCGACATACGCAATCCCTTTGAATCGTCTGGTCTTGTTACATGTAATGAGCCTGACATCTTGAACTTTGCCAACACTAGAGAAAAATTCTTCTAAGTCACGTGCACGTATTCGTTGACTAAGCTGCATACAGAATACTGTACGAGCATCTCGCTCTTCAGGCGTCAACTCGTCGTTTCTGCTAAAACATAAAGCAGTATTCTATCATactgtatttctcttttaaggggctatatataaattcagaTTTTGTTTTCAGAAACGATCGgtgtataatacataatacaatAAAGCGAATACTCAAAGTACTTATGagtaaaaaaattcgttttattttcattaattgtttctgaaaaaaattccgaatttcgatattttctcggGCTTCTAAGtgaatataattcattaataattgtaaatatttttatacgtactatatatgagaatatatatttattctaaacgagtataattatatacttacattcCAAGAGGGCTAACACCTTTACCAAAAGATGGTCGAGCTCTTGGTAATGTAATTGGAGTAagagatctttttcttcttctgtctctgtctcttcgaTCTCGGTCTCTATCgccatctctgtctctgtcacGATCACGTCGATCTCTCGATCGCGATCTTCGTCTGCGTTCGCGATCACGATCGCGGTCACGATCTCTATCCCGGTCCCTCTCGCGATCTCTGTCCCTATCCCTGTCTCTGTCCCTATCCCTGTCCCTGTCCCTGTCTCTGTCACGATCGCGGCGGTCTTTATCTCGACGATCGCGAGATCGTGAACGGGAACGAGATCGATGTTTGctctttctaaaaaaagaaacataagaaTTAGCGATAGAAATATAACATTCAAacatgattttaataaaaacatgttttcgaacgatattaggtattatttttttactatccTCCTGCCAAATCATCTCaatttatgtattaataaagatattttaattcaatagagaagaaataaaacacgCTTATGATACTAGAtgagaataaattttacatatataaattttatttcttatagaaaatgtttaatttgtCCATAATAAAAGACACCATGTAatgtattatagaaaaaaaatcgattaataggatagaataaaaaatctgGTAactttatacacatatttccACATTGTTGAAGAAATGATACAGTGTTTCCAttcaaaaagataatattttttgtgaaAATGTTCATGAATTGCtacatttaattacattattgataataaaatcctTAAAAAGCTTATAAgattcacttttttctttatttcttttttttttcttttaattctaataCAAATGACCACTTactgtaaataaatttgttatcttCTATTATTCTTGGTCCTATGTACTTACCATTCAGAAGTCTAACCTTTGGAATTATCAAAATAACCAGCATTTACACTAATTGAATGGAGTCTATAACAAAGAGAATATAACTTCAAATGGCCATTGCAAAGACAAGTTTATATTCATCTTTAATATTGCATTAATTAAACTTGTGATCTGCTGAATAATTTGTGTTAaaaagaatacattttttcacttttactataataatttttaaaacaacCTATTAATTTTGCATGCTGCATAAAAACTTATATTGTCAAGATGTGCTAATTGGCCATCTTAAAGAATTGAtgttaaaagtaatatatataaaaagaaaagaatatttctgtaccgtagataatataatagagtattaagaaaattagtataaaagtaaaaatgatgataataatgataataataatgatgataataataactgtaatgataaaaaataaatttttaaaactcACCCAGATGATTTGCGACTAGACTCATTTTCCTTGGAGGACTTGTCTTTGGAGGAGGAGTCCTGCTCCTACGAACAGCAAACAGTTGAATGCCATGCCAGCCAGCCGATGTGGCAGGGTCGCGCGAACAAGGGGACAAAAAGCAAATCATTGAACGTTAGTAGGTTTCATAATAATGAGTTTTATGCATGTTCAACATTTTGAATTTAAACAGCAGCTataaaaacttaaatataacattaagTTGACTTTGCTAGTTATGAACACGTTGATATTTCTCCCTTGAGCACTAAATTTTCGAGTATAGAGATGATTGCCGGATGGTGGTATAACTCTTGTGCTCTTTTGTCTTTTCCAGGCAGACTTTACTGGTCTCAGGGGGCTGAGATAGGGGAATAGCAatagagaacaagagagacgGGGCGAGCTTAGTGTCGCGAGTCGTCGCATAACACCTTGCTCAGACTTACCAATCGTTTTATCGGGTTTTAGGAAAGCATTGCAATCTTGGGTTGAGCATGCCTTGGTCTTAAACTACCAATGGCCAACCAcacatcctttttcttctgtaaAAGAGAGCCCTCATCAAAGACAGTACGTTTTTAATGTAACACGTGATGTGAACCCTAATTGCTAGCCTAAAGCCCTTGCATGCTTACAATAATAGCTACTCCACGATgaaatataatgattaatgGTCATTCCTGCGTTACACTCTTATCATATTgatagattaatattaaaaaatattttaggtgatgaagatattaaaataaaatgtatataacttATAGAGAATTTTAGAATTGAAAATAAGACCTTTGTGTacatt carries:
- the LOC127066948 gene encoding RNA-binding protein 39 isoform X3, with the translated sequence MIWQEDSKKIIPNIVRKHVFIKIMFECYISIANSYVSFFRKSKHRSRSRSRSRDRRDKDRRDRDRDRDRDRDRDRDRDRDRDRERDRDRDRDRDRDRERRRRSRSRDRRDRDRDRDGDRDRDRRDRDRRRKRSLTPITLPRARPSFGKGVSPLGIRNDELTPEERDARTVFCMQLSQRIRARDLEEFFSSVGKVQDVRLITCNKTRRFKGIAYVEFKDPESVTLALGLSGQKLLGVPIVVQHTQAEKNRMGNSMPNLMPKGQTGPMRLYVGSLHFNITEEMLRGIFEPFGKIDNIQLIMDPETGRSKGYGFLTFRNADDAKKALEQLNGFELAGRPMKVGNVTERTDLIQGPSLLDTDELDRSGIDLGATGRLQLMFKLAEGTGLEIPPAAANALNMAPVISAPPPPPQAAPPIATQCFMLSNMFDPQNETNPNWAKEIRDDVIEECNKHGGVLHVYVDQASPQGNVYVKCPSIATAVAAVNSLHGRWFAGRVITAAYVPVVNYHSLFPDAMTAIQLLVPTAPRRGI
- the LOC127066948 gene encoding RNA-binding protein 39 isoform X5, yielding MHLKYEEQDSSSKDKSSKENESSRKSSGKSKHRSRSRSRSRDRRDKDRRDRDRDRDRDRDRDRDRDRDRDRERDRDRDRDRDRDRERRRRSRSRDRRDRDRDRDGDRDRDRRDRDRRRKRSLTPITLPRARPSFGKGVSPLGIRNDELTPEERDARTVFCMQLSQRIRARDLEEFFSSVGKVQDVRLITCNKTRRFKGIAYVEFKDPESVTLALGLSGQKLLGVPIVVQHTQAEKNRMGNSMPNLMPKGQTGPMRLYVGSLHFNITEEMLRGIFEPFGKIDNIQLIMDPETGRSKGYGFLTFRNADDAKKALEQLNGFELAGRPMKVGNVTERTDLIQGPSLLDTDELDRSGIDLGATGRLQLMFKLAEGTGLEIPPAAANALNMAPVISAPPPPPQAAPPIATQCFMLSNMFDPQNETNPNWAKEIRDDVIEECNKHGGVLHVYVDQASPQGNVYVKCPSIATAVAAVNSLHGRWFAGRVITAAYVPVVNYHSLFPDAMTAIQLLVPTAPRRGI
- the LOC127066948 gene encoding RNA-binding protein 39 isoform X2 — its product is MRGISENSPTRAMAEELDVEAMLEAPYRKGEQDSSSKDKSSKENESSRKSSGKSKHRSRSRSRSRDRRDKDRRDRDRDRDRDRDRDRDRDRDRDRERDRDRDRDRDRDRERRRRSRSRDRRDRDRDRDGDRDRDRRDRDRRRKRSLTPITLPRARPSFGKGVSPLGINDELTPEERDARTVFCMQLSQRIRARDLEEFFSSVGKVQDVRLITCNKTRRFKGIAYVEFKDPESVTLALGLSGQKLLGVPIVVQHTQAEKNRMGNSMPNLMPKGQTGPMRLYVGSLHFNITEEMLRGIFEPFGKIDNIQLIMDPETGRSKGYGFLTFRNADDAKKALEQLNGFELAGRPMKVGNVTERTDLIQGPSLLDTDELDRSGIDLGATGRLQLMFKLAEGTGLEIPPAAANALNMAPVISAPPPPPQAAPPIATQCFMLSNMFDPQNETNPNWAKEIRDDVIEECNKHGGVLHVYVDQASPQGNVYVKCPSIATAVAAVNSLHGRWFAGRVITAAYVPVVNYHSLFPDAMTAIQLLVPTAPRRGI
- the LOC127066948 gene encoding RNA-binding protein 39 isoform X4, whose protein sequence is MAEELDVEAMLEAPYRKGEQDSSSKDKSSKENESSRKSSGKSKHRSRSRSRSRDRRDKDRRDRDRDRDRDRDRDRDRDRDRDRERDRDRDRDRDRDRERRRRSRSRDRRDRDRDRDGDRDRDRRDRDRRRKRSLTPITLPRARPSFGKGVSPLGIRNDELTPEERDARTVFCMQLSQRIRARDLEEFFSSVGKVQDVRLITCNKTRRFKGIAYVEFKDPESVTLALGLSGQKLLGVPIVVQHTQAEKNRMGNSMPNLMPKGQTGPMRLYVGSLHFNITEEMLRGIFEPFGKIDNIQLIMDPETGRSKGYGFLTFRNADDAKKALEQLNGFELAGRPMKVGNVTERTDLIQGPSLLDTDELDRSGIDLGATGRLQLMFKLAEGTGLEIPPAAANALNMAPVISAPPPPPQAAPPIATQCFMLSNMFDPQNETNPNWAKEIRDDVIEECNKHGGVLHVYVDQASPQGNVYVKCPSIATAVAAVNSLHGRWFAGRVITAAYVPVVNYHSLFPDAMTAIQLLVPTAPRRGI
- the LOC127066948 gene encoding RNA-binding protein 39 isoform X1 → MRGISENSPTRAMAEELDVEAMLEAPYRKGEQDSSSKDKSSKENESSRKSSGKSKHRSRSRSRSRDRRDKDRRDRDRDRDRDRDRDRDRDRDRDRERDRDRDRDRDRDRERRRRSRSRDRRDRDRDRDGDRDRDRRDRDRRRKRSLTPITLPRARPSFGKGVSPLGIRNDELTPEERDARTVFCMQLSQRIRARDLEEFFSSVGKVQDVRLITCNKTRRFKGIAYVEFKDPESVTLALGLSGQKLLGVPIVVQHTQAEKNRMGNSMPNLMPKGQTGPMRLYVGSLHFNITEEMLRGIFEPFGKIDNIQLIMDPETGRSKGYGFLTFRNADDAKKALEQLNGFELAGRPMKVGNVTERTDLIQGPSLLDTDELDRSGIDLGATGRLQLMFKLAEGTGLEIPPAAANALNMAPVISAPPPPPQAAPPIATQCFMLSNMFDPQNETNPNWAKEIRDDVIEECNKHGGVLHVYVDQASPQGNVYVKCPSIATAVAAVNSLHGRWFAGRVITAAYVPVVNYHSLFPDAMTAIQLLVPTAPRRGI